The Spirosoma radiotolerans genome has a window encoding:
- a CDS encoding M81 family metallopeptidase yields the protein MKHILFGLATCLLSVSYGLAQSTTPTKSTALPRIAIAGLGIESSTFSPALTQEEAFHARYGPEVFNAYPFMMPVSPLRKQAIWLPAIVGKSLPGGAVTREAYESLVNKTLDSLRKYGPYDGLYFDIHGAMSVVGLDDPEGDFITRIRQVIGYKTLVSTSMDLHGNVSWRLAQNADLITCYRMAPHEDAMQTKERAVVNLLERIKNGKGKPAYKAWIPVPILLPGEKTSTRIEPGKSLYSQVEPIADHGNGIIDAAIWIGYAWADEPRNHAVVMVTGDDKAKVAQAAEKLALAFWTVRNQFGFVAPTGTLEQCLANALASKKHPFFISDTGDNPTAGGAGDVTWTLTQILARPEFQREDGPSLIYASIPDPELVKKAIAAGVGGSVEGVAGARVDARFAPPVKLKGTVESIVNGDKDAEVEVVVKVGSVHVIVTQKRKPYHKEIDFTRLNLNPRKSDIVVVKIGYLEPELYAMQADWIMALTPGGVNQDLARLPYKRIKRPMFPFDTDMKQPNLSAQFVPLSGETK from the coding sequence CTTGTCTGCTCAGTGTCAGCTATGGCCTGGCACAATCGACGACACCGACTAAATCAACCGCCTTACCCCGAATAGCCATTGCTGGACTCGGTATAGAATCCAGCACATTTTCTCCAGCCCTAACCCAAGAAGAAGCATTTCATGCCCGATATGGTCCTGAGGTGTTTAATGCCTATCCGTTCATGATGCCCGTTTCCCCTCTTCGGAAACAGGCCATCTGGCTCCCCGCCATCGTGGGCAAATCGCTGCCGGGCGGAGCCGTCACCCGGGAAGCCTATGAGTCGCTGGTTAACAAAACGCTGGATTCACTCAGGAAATACGGACCTTATGATGGGCTGTATTTTGATATACATGGCGCCATGAGTGTAGTCGGCCTGGACGATCCGGAGGGCGATTTCATTACCCGGATCAGACAGGTAATTGGTTATAAGACGCTCGTTTCCACCTCCATGGATTTACACGGCAATGTATCGTGGCGGTTGGCTCAGAACGCTGATTTGATTACCTGTTATCGCATGGCTCCTCACGAAGATGCCATGCAGACCAAGGAACGGGCAGTTGTAAACTTACTTGAACGCATCAAGAACGGGAAAGGTAAACCGGCCTATAAAGCCTGGATTCCGGTGCCGATTCTGTTGCCGGGCGAAAAAACAAGTACGCGAATCGAGCCGGGCAAGAGCCTGTATAGTCAGGTAGAACCCATAGCCGATCATGGCAATGGCATCATCGACGCGGCAATCTGGATTGGCTACGCCTGGGCGGATGAGCCTCGTAATCATGCCGTTGTGATGGTGACGGGCGATGATAAAGCCAAGGTAGCGCAGGCTGCCGAAAAACTAGCCCTTGCCTTCTGGACTGTCAGAAATCAGTTTGGCTTTGTGGCTCCTACCGGCACGCTCGAACAATGCCTAGCGAATGCGCTGGCCAGCAAAAAACACCCGTTTTTCATCAGTGATACGGGCGATAACCCGACTGCCGGTGGCGCCGGTGATGTCACCTGGACGCTTACCCAGATTCTGGCTCGCCCGGAATTTCAGCGCGAGGATGGCCCTTCCCTGATCTATGCTTCTATTCCAGACCCGGAACTGGTTAAAAAGGCCATTGCTGCGGGCGTTGGCGGATCGGTGGAGGGCGTGGCGGGTGCCCGCGTCGATGCTCGATTTGCCCCACCGGTCAAGCTGAAAGGAACTGTGGAGTCGATTGTTAACGGCGACAAAGATGCTGAAGTCGAAGTGGTGGTAAAGGTTGGAAGCGTACACGTCATTGTCACGCAAAAGCGTAAGCCGTATCACAAGGAAATTGATTTTACCCGGCTGAACCTTAATCCAAGAAAATCAGACATCGTTGTCGTGAAAATTGGGTATCTGGAACCCGAACTGTATGCCATGCAGGCCGACTGGATCATGGCCCTGACGCCCGGCGGAGTCAATCAGGATCTGGCCCGATTGCCTTACAAGCGCATCAAACGGCCCATGTTTCCGTTCGATACCGACATGAAACAGCCCAACCTCTCGGCTCAGTTTGTACCCCTGTCCGGGGAAACCAAATAA